A region of Ferrimicrobium acidiphilum DSM 19497 DNA encodes the following proteins:
- a CDS encoding peptidylprolyl isomerase, with amino-acid sequence MKEAELARAKRRRFIRNGVIVVVAAVVVFVGIYLLTKPQTKKSAAATKTTSTAAKTASYLLPDGCPNPNKVIPRKTHFKKYPPECLNPSYHYLAVVKTTAGTFDVKLEPKLGPKSANNFYVLSLYHFFNGTTFFRVIPGFVIQGGSPTNNDFGTPGYSFADKNPPAGSYHLGTIAMANTGKPHSNGSQFFIVSGTSGEKGLTNTYSVFGQVTKGLSVIAKINAGGSTANNGIPPKTTYKINTVTIQVTK; translated from the coding sequence TTGAAGGAAGCGGAACTCGCACGTGCGAAGCGACGGCGATTTATCCGCAACGGAGTGATTGTGGTGGTCGCTGCCGTCGTGGTCTTCGTAGGGATCTACCTACTCACGAAACCGCAGACAAAGAAGTCGGCTGCGGCGACCAAGACGACCTCCACGGCCGCCAAGACCGCTAGTTATCTGTTGCCAGACGGATGTCCCAACCCAAACAAGGTCATACCACGCAAAACTCACTTCAAGAAGTATCCACCCGAGTGTCTCAACCCCAGTTATCACTACCTTGCTGTCGTCAAGACGACTGCCGGAACCTTTGACGTGAAACTTGAACCCAAATTGGGTCCTAAGTCCGCAAACAACTTCTACGTCCTCTCGCTCTATCATTTCTTTAACGGCACGACGTTCTTCAGAGTCATTCCAGGCTTTGTCATTCAAGGTGGCAGTCCTACCAACAATGACTTTGGCACCCCTGGATATAGCTTTGCCGATAAGAACCCTCCCGCGGGTTCATACCATCTCGGCACCATCGCTATGGCGAATACCGGCAAACCGCATAGCAATGGGAGCCAGTTCTTTATCGTCTCCGGCACCTCCGGGGAGAAGGGACTGACCAACACCTACAGTGTTTTCGGCCAGGTGACCAAGGGGCTCTCGGTAATCGCAAAGATTAACGCAGGAGGGAGCACCGCCAACAACGGTATCCCACCGAAGACCACCTACAAGATCAACACCGTCACTATCCAGGTCACTAAGTAA
- a CDS encoding aspartate kinase: MALIIQKYGGTSVADADRIRTVADYVARSKRRGDDVVVVVSAMGKTTDDLVRLAGDVSATIPPREMDMLLTAGERISVSLLCMALADLGVAAESFTGSQAGIITDTDHTKAKIVEIKPDRIKSCLAAGVVPVIAGFQGVSTERNVTTLGRGGSDTTAVAIAASLGATVCEIYTDVSGVFTADPRVVPSARKIPRISFDEMLELSASGGRVLALRSVEFARNYGVTLHVRSSFTWEPGTWVVEEEETMEQAVVSAISHDASEVKLTLLKVPDRPGVAAHIFRVIADAGVNIDMIVQNTSIEGHTDISFTAPKLDLELARRVTEDVARQVGASEVISDTTIGRVSLIGAGMRSHPGVTATMFETLANHNINIEMISTSAIRISCVIRVEQLETAVQALHEAFSL; this comes from the coding sequence GTGGCTCTCATAATTCAGAAGTATGGTGGAACTTCAGTGGCCGATGCCGACCGTATTCGGACGGTCGCCGATTACGTTGCCCGCTCCAAGCGAAGGGGCGACGATGTTGTTGTCGTGGTCTCGGCGATGGGAAAGACCACTGACGATCTGGTTCGACTCGCTGGAGATGTGAGTGCGACGATTCCTCCACGTGAGATGGATATGTTACTCACTGCTGGTGAGCGGATCTCAGTCTCTCTCCTCTGCATGGCGTTGGCTGATCTTGGCGTCGCCGCGGAATCGTTCACTGGTTCGCAGGCAGGTATCATCACAGACACCGACCATACCAAGGCCAAAATTGTTGAGATCAAGCCCGATCGTATCAAGAGTTGCCTTGCTGCCGGGGTCGTACCAGTGATTGCAGGCTTTCAAGGAGTGTCGACTGAACGCAACGTCACCACCCTCGGGCGAGGAGGATCCGACACCACAGCGGTAGCGATCGCCGCCAGCCTTGGTGCTACCGTTTGTGAGATATATACTGATGTCTCCGGCGTGTTTACTGCCGATCCACGTGTGGTTCCTAGCGCACGAAAGATTCCGCGAATCTCTTTTGATGAGATGCTCGAACTCTCCGCCTCCGGCGGACGTGTGCTTGCGCTGCGCTCGGTCGAGTTTGCCAGGAATTATGGAGTGACACTCCACGTACGTTCCAGCTTTACCTGGGAGCCAGGAACTTGGGTAGTTGAGGAGGAAGAGACGATGGAACAGGCAGTAGTAAGTGCGATTTCTCATGATGCCTCCGAGGTAAAGCTCACCCTTTTGAAGGTGCCTGATCGCCCCGGAGTGGCGGCACACATCTTTCGTGTGATCGCTGACGCCGGCGTGAATATTGATATGATTGTCCAGAACACCTCGATCGAGGGCCACACGGACATCTCTTTTACCGCCCCAAAACTGGACTTGGAACTAGCTCGCAGGGTCACCGAGGATGTGGCTAGGCAAGTTGGCGCGAGCGAGGTGATAAGCGATACGACAATTGGCCGAGTATCGCTCATTGGAGCAGGCATGAGGTCACACCCCGGAGTAACCGCAACTATGTTCGAGACCCTCGCAAACCACAACATCAATATCGAGATGATCTCAACATCGGCGATTCGGATCTCCTGCGTTATAAGAGTGGAGCAGCTTGAGACCGCGGTGCAGGCGTTGCACGAGGCATTCTCGCTATGA